GAGGGAGGGACCACTAATGGAATGGTTGAATCTAATTTTCACATTTATTATATCGTTATTTATTTTGTTCTCACTCTTATTTATTGGTAGGACGTATCAGCTAAACCGTAAATTGAACGGAATATTTCGATTAACCAATTGTGGTGATTCAGGTCAAATATTTATAATTCGTACATTACAAATGGTACTCATTATATTTTTCCCTTTATTCGTTTTATTTGATGAATTACCAAATTTACCGAGTGTGCTTTATCTAGTCATGCACTTAGCTTTGTTTATTACTCAAATTTATTCTACGATCCATATTACAATAGGTACGGAAGGGTTCCGAGTTGGTGTAATTGCATATGAATGGAAAGATGTTGATCGATGTGATATTTTATCTGGCTTACATGAAGATAATCACCTCTATCCATCTGGAGGCGTTGCACGTATTATTATAGGCGAAAAGATTTACCGAGCAGAATTGAAAAAGACACAAATTGATGAAGTAGCTTCTTTTATGGGAAAATATGTCGAAACAGAGAGTCATTGACAAATATATTTCAATTGCATGAAAATTTCAAAATATCTAAAAATACCCTTCCATATTGAGTGTAATCTGATACAATAGAGTCAATCCAAAATAGGAGGGAAGCAAGTTTGGAAAAAATAAAACTAGGTCAACCTCCCAACTGTCACAAGGTTTCTTTCGATGGAAAGTCATTTAAGATCAAAGGATTAAATGATGTTGTCGTCCCAGTATCTCAAACAGAAACTGCACAGATTGATATTCTCAACGATGAGACAGGTAATTTAAAACTTGTCGGAAAAGACACTATTTTGGCTCAACTGGAATTACCCCTCCGATACTGTGAAGTAGGTCAAGGTTGGGTCTTAGACAAATTGTCTAAGAAGAAAAGAAAGTCAGGTTAATATCAGAACGGAATCAAGCGCGGCTGGCCCATTGGGTCAGCCTTTTATTGTGGAACAATACATTCAACCAGCTGCAGAATTAATAAATTGTATGGATTTGCCCTTTTACGTAAAGGATAAGGATATGTGCGTGAAAATATGAAACCTTTAGCGTTTTAGTATGGGAGTAAATAAAGGAGTGAGTGAAATGGGATTCAATACTGATAAAAAGGGTAAAAAACAAGAGCTTATGTCCGATTCGGCTCTCAATCCTGGTTATGAATCTAGTTCATTGTTAAATACGATTGCGACGTCAGGAAACTCAGTTGTTTCTTCACATGAAGATGATAGAGGCTTATCAGACAAAGATGAAATAATTGAAAAAGAATTGAACCAACATAATGTAAATGAATAAGGAGTTGAACCTTTAATGATGAACGAAGAATTTCATGTTGCCAACTTATCAGATGAAACGTTGGATAAGATTAAGGACCTTGAGAGGGATTTAATGAAGGATAAAGACGACAGTATTATATTGATCGCTTACGAAAAAGACCAAGTTTAGTGCCTGATAACCACAATGAACGTATCCACCAAGTGGACATGCACATTGTGGTCATAATCGTTCAATTATGCTTAAGAGGTATTTTCAATTCGGTGTTTGTATTATAAGAGATATCCATGCAATACTGACATGTTGTGTAGGACTTACCGATTAACGTTTGAATGTAGTCATCGTCAGTCGAATCTTCTCTGTGTGAATTATCAAAGCAAGGGAGTAGGCAATCATCACCGACAAATGAAGAATAATGAATGGTTTTCGTTTCATGATGAATAATATATTTTGACAAAATATCCCTCCTAAGGGAACTTTCTCATATATATAATTTTCGTATCATTTTGAAATTTTCAGGGGCACTTTATAAATTGTCTATAAAAATGAATTAGGCGTTCGCCTAGCACTCCTATGATTTATCTTTCATATGATAGTCTGAAACCCATATGGAAGGGGGAGTGTGTCTTTGAACAATCGGCAAAATAATCCACTTTCTTCAATGTTGCAAAATATTTTAGGAGGTGGGGGGCAACAGAAGGGACCACCAACAGGTCCGCCGTTTCCGAATGGAGGGGGAGGACCTCCAGGACCACCACCCAAGTTTACACCTAATCAATCACCTTCATCACTACAGGCAAGTCCAAATGCGGGTACCTACGCAGTAGATCCAGGAGCTCTTAGACCCTGTGTGGGGAAGTATGTATACATTTGGCTCAAAGGCGGTTATTCATTCTGGGCATGGCTTACATTTGTAGGTAGAAGATCGGTAGCTGGATATCGCTGGACAGGATATAGATGGGTGTATTTCGGAATTGATCGAAGGCAAATCGTATCATTTGTCTGTTATTAAGAAAAATACTGACCAAAATAGGATGAGAAAGTGTATTTTCTCCTTTGAGAAATACCGCTACCCCTTCACTTGGTCAGTTTTTTCTTATGGTCAATCATAAGATTCGTACCATCTTCATTGACAAAGAATGATTGTGACTCACATAACAGTTATTGAACAGTAAAAGGAGCTGACTTAGAGTCGGCTCCTTTAAAGCATTAATTATTCTGGTATTTCTTAAACTGTTCGGACAGTTCTACAAAGGACTTATAATCATTACGTTCCAAGGCAATGTCAATTTTCGCTGACAGCTTCTCTCTTTGGTGTTCAAACAGTGACTCGTCGAGGATCAGTTGGGCGGCAAGGGCGACAAAAAACTGTTCGGCTCTCTTTTGTCTTTGTTGAGCCTGCTCTTTCATCTTTGCTTGAAATGATGATGTATGTTTGTTCATGAGGATTCCTCCCAAACCCTTTTATTTATTATCTAAGATATGCAAGACGTTGTCAATTAGTTTTCAGAATATTACATAAATTTATTTTTTTGATAGATTGGTTCTAAGCTAAGTATTGCTGAAGAGAATAATTCCCTACAACATGTTCACAATATAAGTAAAATTAGGTGATCGGAGGTTGTAATTTGATGGAACAACATCACTATTATGTGACTTTGCAAGCTGGGATTAGTAATGCGGAAGTACGTAGTAATAAAGGGGAGTCTAGTTATGATTTTGAGATCATGGCGAATGAGAATGAAGCAGCGTTACTAAGAGACTTGCTGGAAGAAGCAAATAATGCTGACAGAATTGGATATGTCCATTCACATTTCTTCTCGAATGTAATAGATGCTGCGGATCGAGATAACATGATTTATGATCGACTTTTAAATGAAATTTATTTGACGATATACGATTTAGGAACATCAAGAACGAAGAAAGACATAGAGGAAATGGGAATCTTAGAAAAATTGAAAGAAGTAAAACCAAGTCATAATCCTACAGACCCGAACTTACACTAAAATACAATACAAACCGGAATCCTGCCAACTGTGTGGCAGGATTCTTTCCGATTGCCTCAAAATTTATGTTCTTTTCATGTATACTAAGGACTAAGTAGAGAGGGGTATACGTTTGATTAAAGCTGTATTATTTGATTTAGATGGCACACTCTTTAATCGTACAGAATCATTAAGACATTTCATTAAAGAACAGTATCGTAGATGGGATCATCAAATCACAAACGTAAATATGGATCAGTATATGTCTGATTTTCTTAAGTTTGATGAGAACGGTTACGTCCATAAAGAAAGTGTTTATCTCCAGTTGATTCAAAAATATAATCTGACCGATGAACTTAAGCTTACATTATATAATGATTATCAAGAAAAGTTTCATGATCATTGTGTAGCTATGGATGGCATGGATGAGATGTTTGCCTACTTGAAAAATAAGGACATCCAATTGGGAATCATCACGAATGGTGAAACTGTATTTCAGACAAAGACAATCCAAGCATTAAGCTTGGAGGACCACTTTCAAACTATTTTAATATCCGAAAACGAAGGCATTCGCAAGCCATCAGAAGCCATCTTTACAAAATGCTTACATCAGTTAAAGGTGAGCCCTAAGGAAGCGATTTATGTAGGCGATCATCCAGAAAATGATATTCAAGCTGCAGCAAGGATTGGCTTTACCACGATATGGATTGAAAATGGTTGCTATGATGAGCCTTCGATTGCAGATTTTAAAGTGAAAGATTTGTCACATGTACCAATGATACTAGAACAGATTAATAGGAGGAATACCGTTGAGAATGAGTAATAAATGGCTTGCCATCATCTTGATTTTATCAGGATTCATATTTGGATTTGGATATTGGATTTCAAAAGGCTTGCTTGGATGATTCAGGAAAGATGTAAGGAGTACATAAAATGGATGTTTCACTAATAAACCGACGAGAGCGCTTCATGAACATAACCATAATGGCGCTCATTTGTATAGGGTGGGGTGTAATTATTTATAGTACACTTCACCTAGAGGATTTTACTGGAGACATTTGGACGCTTGTCCTTTTAAGTGCTTTTCTACTATGGACCGAGCTGTATCCAATTCCGGTTTGGAAAGGCATTACGTCCTTCAGCTTTCCATTGATCTATACAATCGTTCTTCTTTATGGAATATGGTACGGTCTAATAATTTTGACAAGTATCAGCTTAGTCGTAAACCTTATCAAGAAAAGGAAACAACAGATTGTTTGGTTTAACCCGGCACAGCTTGCAATTGCACTTATCGCAGCATATTTAAGTACAAATCAACTACTAATTGTTACAGGATGGACTGATTCAACCGTAGTTGGATTTTATTATGTTCATTTATGTCTATTTACTTTCGTCTTTTATTTAATGAATAATCTCTTAATTGATTTTGTATTGTGGCTACGTCCTCAAAAATATGCTTGGAAAGATTGGAAACAGAAAACGATTCAAGAAACGATTATCGTACTAATATCGATATGCTACTTGGCTGTTATGTTCGCGCTAGGGAATCAGAATCGCGGAGTTGTGGATGTCTTTTCATATCTATTTTTCTTTTCACCACTAGTTGCAGCATCTGTTTTAAGTGCTGTGATCAGCAAGCAACATAGGGAAAAGCAAAGGTTGAAAGCATTAGTGCAATTGACGAAGGAACTAAATCGAACACTCCCCTCTGCTAAATGGGCAGTTTCTCTCGACGAACGACTCGATGAATTTATTCAAACGGATGCTACTCTTTTTATTATGAAAGACGTAGAGGAGAACTGGAACGTCATTCTACAAAACGGCGGAGTTATTAAAGGGATTGAGAAGGTATTTACAGGTGAATGGATCCAATTAGCAGATGAGTCTATTCGATATGCCTCACGTAAACAAATTCCTGATGATTTAGCAACTTATTTATACAAATCCATTCGGTCAGTCATCATTACACCGTTACGAGTAGAAGAAGATACGGTAGGAATTTTACTTGTGGGCAGTGAGCAGAATCAAATTTATCAAACAACTGATATTCAGTTTCTATCTACCCTTGCTAACCAACTTGCAGTGATAATAAAAACGAAAATGCTATTCTCAGAAAGAGAAAAACGCATATTACTTGAAGAAAGAAATCGTATTGCTCGGGAGATCCATGATGGTATAGCACAGACACTTGCAGGTGCTGTCATGAACTTAGAATCATCTAAACGAGTTTCAGAACAGCATGAAAAAACATCACTTGTTAATGAAAGTATAGATAAATTACGAGGCAGTCTTAGTGAGGTTCGTGAATCGATCTATGCACTAAGACCTTCACCTACCGAAAAGTTTGGTGTAGAAGAAGCAGTCAAGGCGAAGTGTGAAGACATACTTAAAGCGTACAGTATTCCGGTTATGGTAAAAATTGTTGGCGCTCGGAAAGATTTGTCTCCTCATATAGAACAAAATGTTTACGAAATAGTATCTGAAGCGTTACAAAATGCAGCCAAGCATTCTAATGCTTCAAATGTCTTTGTCACATTCAGATATTGTAAGGGAAACCTTGTCGTACGAGTTAAAGATAATGGACGTGGTTTCCGTCTTTATGAAGCACTTCTGAAAGCGAACATCGATGCGCATTATGGTATCCTTAATATGAACGAACTCGCCGAACAAATTGATGCTTCATTTAAGATCAATAGTTCAGAACGATATGGCACTGTAATACTAATGATTGTGCCATTATCAAAGTAGGGTAGGGGAGAATCATTATGATAAAAGTATTGCTAATAGATGATCACGCAATTCTAAGAGACGGTCTAAAAAATATTATCGCTGTTGAAGAAGATATAGCAGTCGTAGGTGAACTGATCTCTGGAAGTGATGTGTTAGAAACGATTGAAACGACGGATCCGAATGTGATTTTGATGGACATTAATTTGCCTGATGAAAATGGGATTGAACTTACGGCGCAAGTGAAAAGTCATTATCCAGATTGTAAAGTACTCATCCTAACGATGTATAAACACGATGAATACTTTATGTCTGCATTGAAAGCAGGTGCAGATGGATATATTTTAAAGGATGCACCTGCTGAAGAGGTAATCGAAGCGATTCATGAAGTTGCTGAAGGTAATTCCATCCTACATCCTAGTATGGCAAAGAAATTAGTCGATTATCATCAAAAGAAGAATCAAGTGAATCAAAATGCAAAGGATCTGACAGATCGCGAAAAGGATGTACTAATTTGCCTCGTAGAAGGGTTAAGTAATAAACAAATCGCTGAAAGACTTTTTATTAGTGACAAAACTGTAAAAATTCACGTGAGTAATATCTTTAAAAAATTGGGTGTGAAAAGTCGCTCTCAAGCCATTATCTTCGCAGTCCAAAACCAAATCGTACCACTTCCTTAAAGGGGAATGACCCGGATAAAAGCTTAATTTAGCTTTTATCCGGGTTATTTTTTTAATCCATCTCAACTATCCGCCCATTTCATCGACTAATTCGATCATTTCATCGACTTATCTGATCATTTCATGGAATAATCTGCCCATTTCATCGATTTATCTGATCATTTCATTGGAAAATCCGCCCATTTCATGAAATTATCTGCCCATTTTAGTAAGATAGTCATGCTATACATGTTCATACAACATAATGGTGAAGCCATCAACAAAATAACAGAGCAATCGTATAAGATACATCGATAATTGTGACTATTGTTATAATTCTGAATTTTGTGTTGAAATCATATATGATTTTATATATTATAAATTTATGAAAGCGCTTAACTCGAAATCTATGAATAAACAACAATACGCGTATAAGTTGTTGCGTGCTCGCATTCTTGATGGCTCGTATGGCCCTGGGTTTCGGATTGTCATTGATCAGATTGCTAGAGAAATTGAAACGAGTGCGATTCCAATTCGTGAAGCATTACGTCAATTGGAATCCGATGGACTCATTCAATTCAAACCTTATAGCGGTGCTGTCGTAACACCGATTAACGAAAATGAGTATTTAGAAACGTTATCGGTACTCGCTGTGATTGAAGGTTATGCAACTGCGATCAGTGGTCAGCATTTTCCAAAAGAAAGAATTCCAGATTTAGAGGAAATCAACGGTAAGATGAAACAGGCTTTGGAGGATCTGGATTTCACAACATTTGGTTCTCAAAATCGGGCATTTCATGCGTTGACCTATGAATATTGTGACAATCAATATCTTGTAGAAAACATCAGGTCTACATGGAAACGACTTGACTCTATTAGGAGATCTGGTTCAGCTTTTATGCCAGTCAGAGCGAAGGAATCGGTTCGCGAGCATGAAGAAATCATACGACTATTATCCACGCGTGCAGAAGCTCATGTCATTGAAGAATATGTTAGAGATCACAAATTGAATACGGTCAAATCTTTCTACCATCAAAGACATTAAGGAGGTTAAAGATTACTTTGTACTTCTTAGAAAACAACTTTTAGTAAAAAATAACAGTTTTAAAGGAGAGGAAAGAATGTCTAGATTTGATGATTTGAAACAACGTATGAGGGGCTCTATTGCGCCCATTATTACCCCTTTTAAAGAGGATGATTCAGTTGACCTCGATGCATTAGAAGAACTGATTCATTGGCATATTGAGAGTGGGACCCATGGAATTTCCGTAACTGGAACGACAGGAGAGCCAAGTTCACTGACCCTTGAAGAACGAGTCCAAGTGATGGAAAGGGCAGCTAAAGCAGTTAACGGAAGAGTACCTTTTGTGCCAGGAACAGGATCAACCAACCATCAAGAAACGTTATACCTCACCCAGAAAGCAAAAGACATTGGAGCAGATGCCGCTATGGTCATCGTTCCTTACTACAACAAGCCTTCACAACACGCCTTATACAAACACTTCAAAACCATCGCCGACACCGTAGATATACCTATTATCATTTACAACATACCGGGTAGAACAGCCGTCAATATGGACGTGAAAACAATTGCTCGCCTTAATGAAGACTGTGAAAATATCATTGGCATAAAGGAATCGAATAAAGATTTCGAACATGTAAACCGAGTTTTGCTGCATTGTGGAAGAGATTTTCTATTGTATTCAGGAATCGAATTGCTTTGTTATCCAATGCTTGCAATTGGTGGGGCAGGATACATTAGTGCAACTGCGAATGTCATGCCTGGTCGCGTTGCGGACGTTTATAATTACTGGGTTAATGGCAATATCAAAAAAGCACAAGAGCTTCATTATGACCTCATGCCACTGAATGACGTCTTATTTAAAGATACAAACCCAGCACCGTTAAAAGCTGCGCTAGGTATGATGGATCGAATTAACCCACAACTTCGCCTGCCGATGGATCTTCCAAATGAGGAGCTCCAAAAGGAAATACGTTCGGTATTAGATCAATATGGATTACTATCTAAAAATGTTGGGAGTCATGCGTAATGAAACATGCACGTTTTATTCTAGAAGGTAGAGAACAATTCGGGATTGTGGAAGATGGGAAAATCGTAGCTTCATCAGGAAAAGTTTATGAAGAAAGTGATATCGATGTCTGGTTGGCTCCGTTTAAGCCAAACAAAATGATTGGACTAGCTTTAAACTACGCAGATCATGCAGATGAATTAGGCCTTGAAAAACCTAAGGAGCCAGTGCTTTTTATCAAGCCTAACTCTTCGATTGTCGGTCACAAAGCACCTGTCTATTACCCTGACGGTGCCACATATATGCACTATGAAAATGAGTTAGCCGTCGTCATCGGTAAAGAAGGTCGAAACATTAAAGCTGCTGATGCAATGGATTACGTAAAAGGTTATACGATCGCGAATGACGTGACGGTTAGAGACTTCGTCAATAACATGTATCGTCCACCAGTAAGAGCAAAGGGACATGACACATTCGGACCGATGGGACCATATTTCGTTGATAAGGAAGACATTCCGGATGTAAATAATATTGAATTACGTACGTATGTGAATGGTGAATTACGCCAACAAGGGAATACGAAAGATCTCATTTATAACATTGAAGAATTAATCGAATTTATCAGTTCATTCATGACGCTTGAGCCGAATGATGTCATATGGACAGGTACACCAAAAGGTATTTCACATGTCTATCCAGGGGACCAAGTGCGACTCGAAATTGATTACTTAGGGGCATTAGAAAATCACATTTTAGATGGAAGAACGGAAGAGGTCGAGGCAGGAGGTGCCGATCATGCAGAAACCAAACGTTAAAGATCCTATTCAACTGTATATCAACGGTAACTTTCAGGCTGCTCATCAAGGTCATGTATTCGAGAATCTCAGTCCTTACTCTGCAGATGTCATCAATCAAGTGGCAGAAGGTCAGAAAGAAGATATCGAATTTGCAGTTGATGCGGCAAAGAATGCATTTCGAAATGGTCCATGGCGCTCAATGAAAGTAAGTGAGCGACTTGAATACATTAACAAGATCGCGGATCTGATTGATGAACATATTGAAGAAATTGCTTATCTCGAGTCGTTGGATACAGGTCTTCCGATCAAGCAGACTAAAAAAATGACTTCTCGTGCAGCAACGAACTTCCGATTTTATGCTGAGATGGTCAAAAACCGGATTGTAGGAGAAGCGTATCAAGTTGATGATGAGTTCTTGAATTATACGGTCCAAAAACCAGTAGGTGTTGCAGGGTTGATTACACCTTGGAACGCACCATTTATGCTCGAAACGTGGAAAGTAGCCCCAGCACTTGCTACTGGTAACACCGTTGTTCTAAAACCAGCGGAATGGTCACCGTTAACAGCGAATAAGCTTGCAGAAATTATTGACGAGGCGGGACTTCCAAATGGTGTGTTTAATGTCGTACATGGGTTTGGAGAAACGGCAGGTGCGGCACTTGTTGCTCACCCTGACGTCGAGCTTATCTCCTTTACTGGGGAAACGACGACCGGATCAGAAATTATGCGAAACGGCGCAGCTAGTTTGAAACGTTTTTCTATGGAACTTGGTGGAAAATCACCAATCATTGTATTTGACGATGCTGATATTGAACGAGCTTTGGATGCATGTGTATGGGGGATCTTCTCGTTTAATGGAGAGCGTTGTACAGCAAACTCAAGACTATTCGTTCAAGACTCGATTAAGGATATGTTCATCGAACGCCTGAAAGAAAGAGTGTCCAATATCGTCGTAGGTGATCCGATGGATATGGATACGGAAGTAGGACCTCTCATCCATAAAGAACATTATAACCGGGTGAAAAATTACTTAGCGATTGCAACACAAGAAGGTGCAGAGATCTATCAAGGCAAAATTCCAGCTGGGCTAGAAAGTGGGAACTATGTTGCACCAACTTTACTTCTAGATGTGAAAAATGACATGAGAGTTGCCCAAGAAGAAATTTTCGGGCCTGTACTCACTGTCATGACTTTTACTTCTGAAAAAGAGGTAATCCAACTTGCTAACGATATTCGGTATGGATTAGCAGGATATGTATGGACGAACGACATGAAGAAAGGACACCGTGTAGCACA
This Pseudalkalibacillus berkeleyi DNA region includes the following protein-coding sequences:
- a CDS encoding IDEAL domain-containing protein, yielding MNKHTSSFQAKMKEQAQQRQKRAEQFFVALAAQLILDESLFEHQREKLSAKIDIALERNDYKSFVELSEQFKKYQNN
- a CDS encoding HAD family hydrolase, with the translated sequence MIKAVLFDLDGTLFNRTESLRHFIKEQYRRWDHQITNVNMDQYMSDFLKFDENGYVHKESVYLQLIQKYNLTDELKLTLYNDYQEKFHDHCVAMDGMDEMFAYLKNKDIQLGIITNGETVFQTKTIQALSLEDHFQTILISENEGIRKPSEAIFTKCLHQLKVSPKEAIYVGDHPENDIQAAARIGFTTIWIENGCYDEPSIADFKVKDLSHVPMILEQINRRNTVENE
- a CDS encoding GAF domain-containing sensor histidine kinase, translating into MDVSLINRRERFMNITIMALICIGWGVIIYSTLHLEDFTGDIWTLVLLSAFLLWTELYPIPVWKGITSFSFPLIYTIVLLYGIWYGLIILTSISLVVNLIKKRKQQIVWFNPAQLAIALIAAYLSTNQLLIVTGWTDSTVVGFYYVHLCLFTFVFYLMNNLLIDFVLWLRPQKYAWKDWKQKTIQETIIVLISICYLAVMFALGNQNRGVVDVFSYLFFFSPLVAASVLSAVISKQHREKQRLKALVQLTKELNRTLPSAKWAVSLDERLDEFIQTDATLFIMKDVEENWNVILQNGGVIKGIEKVFTGEWIQLADESIRYASRKQIPDDLATYLYKSIRSVIITPLRVEEDTVGILLVGSEQNQIYQTTDIQFLSTLANQLAVIIKTKMLFSEREKRILLEERNRIAREIHDGIAQTLAGAVMNLESSKRVSEQHEKTSLVNESIDKLRGSLSEVRESIYALRPSPTEKFGVEEAVKAKCEDILKAYSIPVMVKIVGARKDLSPHIEQNVYEIVSEALQNAAKHSNASNVFVTFRYCKGNLVVRVKDNGRGFRLYEALLKANIDAHYGILNMNELAEQIDASFKINSSERYGTVILMIVPLSK
- a CDS encoding response regulator; the encoded protein is MIKVLLIDDHAILRDGLKNIIAVEEDIAVVGELISGSDVLETIETTDPNVILMDINLPDENGIELTAQVKSHYPDCKVLILTMYKHDEYFMSALKAGADGYILKDAPAEEVIEAIHEVAEGNSILHPSMAKKLVDYHQKKNQVNQNAKDLTDREKDVLICLVEGLSNKQIAERLFISDKTVKIHVSNIFKKLGVKSRSQAIIFAVQNQIVPLP
- a CDS encoding GntR family transcriptional regulator encodes the protein MNKQQYAYKLLRARILDGSYGPGFRIVIDQIAREIETSAIPIREALRQLESDGLIQFKPYSGAVVTPINENEYLETLSVLAVIEGYATAISGQHFPKERIPDLEEINGKMKQALEDLDFTTFGSQNRAFHALTYEYCDNQYLVENIRSTWKRLDSIRRSGSAFMPVRAKESVREHEEIIRLLSTRAEAHVIEEYVRDHKLNTVKSFYHQRH
- the hpaI gene encoding 2,4-dihydroxyhept-2-ene-1,7-dioic acid aldolase — its product is MSRFDDLKQRMRGSIAPIITPFKEDDSVDLDALEELIHWHIESGTHGISVTGTTGEPSSLTLEERVQVMERAAKAVNGRVPFVPGTGSTNHQETLYLTQKAKDIGADAAMVIVPYYNKPSQHALYKHFKTIADTVDIPIIIYNIPGRTAVNMDVKTIARLNEDCENIIGIKESNKDFEHVNRVLLHCGRDFLLYSGIELLCYPMLAIGGAGYISATANVMPGRVADVYNYWVNGNIKKAQELHYDLMPLNDVLFKDTNPAPLKAALGMMDRINPQLRLPMDLPNEELQKEIRSVLDQYGLLSKNVGSHA
- a CDS encoding fumarylacetoacetate hydrolase family protein, which codes for MKHARFILEGREQFGIVEDGKIVASSGKVYEESDIDVWLAPFKPNKMIGLALNYADHADELGLEKPKEPVLFIKPNSSIVGHKAPVYYPDGATYMHYENELAVVIGKEGRNIKAADAMDYVKGYTIANDVTVRDFVNNMYRPPVRAKGHDTFGPMGPYFVDKEDIPDVNNIELRTYVNGELRQQGNTKDLIYNIEELIEFISSFMTLEPNDVIWTGTPKGISHVYPGDQVRLEIDYLGALENHILDGRTEEVEAGGADHAETKR
- the hpaE gene encoding 5-carboxymethyl-2-hydroxymuconate semialdehyde dehydrogenase; this translates as MQKPNVKDPIQLYINGNFQAAHQGHVFENLSPYSADVINQVAEGQKEDIEFAVDAAKNAFRNGPWRSMKVSERLEYINKIADLIDEHIEEIAYLESLDTGLPIKQTKKMTSRAATNFRFYAEMVKNRIVGEAYQVDDEFLNYTVQKPVGVAGLITPWNAPFMLETWKVAPALATGNTVVLKPAEWSPLTANKLAEIIDEAGLPNGVFNVVHGFGETAGAALVAHPDVELISFTGETTTGSEIMRNGAASLKRFSMELGGKSPIIVFDDADIERALDACVWGIFSFNGERCTANSRLFVQDSIKDMFIERLKERVSNIVVGDPMDMDTEVGPLIHKEHYNRVKNYLAIATQEGAEIYQGKIPAGLESGNYVAPTLLLDVKNDMRVAQEEIFGPVLTVMTFTSEKEVIQLANDIRYGLAGYVWTNDMKKGHRVAQAVEAGMLWVNSQNVRDLRIPFGGSKSSGIGREGGHYAFEFYTEMKVIHVAMGDHHIPQFGKKQLTSTSTHKQ